One Nocardia sp. BMG111209 DNA segment encodes these proteins:
- a CDS encoding ABC transporter substrate-binding protein, which translates to MKPRSFRSLRFRGATVLTAIVALALPLSACGKGESVHAENGVTTLRYLGWTDQVTVPELAESLGYFDGKVKLAWSGTTISGPQEIQSAATGQVDFGGAFAGAVAKLITAGAPITAVINYYGSDEKSFQGYYVPNDSPVHTAADLVGKKIGVNTLGGQNEADIHDALAKAGLSLDQIRSVQLVPLPPPNIEDAVRKGQVDAAALSGQFQQRALAIGGLRPVFTELDEYGGPIDGGPYVFRNDVIAKNADAVRIFTTGVARALEWERNTPRDQVVAKMSDIITARHRSGEDTSTLKYWQSVGVPARFGVISDQDFARWESWLRDTGAIHGPLDPTKFYTNKFNGLAQPS; encoded by the coding sequence GTGAAGCCGCGTAGTTTTCGGAGTCTCCGTTTCCGGGGCGCCACCGTACTGACCGCGATCGTCGCGCTGGCCCTCCCGCTGTCCGCCTGCGGGAAAGGCGAGTCGGTGCATGCCGAGAACGGTGTCACCACACTGCGTTACCTCGGCTGGACCGATCAGGTGACGGTGCCCGAACTGGCCGAGAGCCTCGGCTACTTCGACGGCAAGGTCAAGCTGGCATGGTCCGGCACCACGATCAGCGGCCCGCAGGAGATCCAGTCCGCCGCCACCGGTCAGGTCGATTTCGGCGGCGCGTTCGCCGGTGCGGTGGCGAAGCTGATCACCGCCGGCGCCCCGATCACCGCGGTGATCAACTATTACGGCTCGGACGAGAAGTCGTTCCAGGGGTACTACGTGCCCAACGACAGTCCCGTGCACACCGCCGCCGATCTGGTCGGCAAGAAGATCGGGGTGAACACCCTCGGCGGTCAGAACGAGGCCGATATCCACGACGCGCTCGCCAAGGCCGGGCTGAGCCTGGACCAGATCAGATCCGTGCAGCTGGTGCCGCTGCCCCCGCCGAACATCGAGGACGCGGTCCGCAAGGGCCAGGTGGACGCCGCCGCGCTGAGCGGCCAGTTCCAGCAGCGCGCGCTCGCCATCGGCGGCCTGCGCCCGGTCTTCACCGAACTCGACGAGTACGGGGGCCCGATCGACGGCGGCCCCTACGTGTTCCGCAACGATGTGATCGCGAAGAACGCCGATGCGGTCCGGATCTTCACCACCGGCGTCGCCCGCGCCCTCGAATGGGAGCGCAACACCCCGCGCGATCAGGTGGTCGCGAAGATGAGCGACATCATCACCGCCCGGCACCGCTCCGGCGAGGACACCTCCACCCTGAAGTACTGGCAATCCGTCGGCGTCCCGGCCAGATTCGGTGTCATCTCCGATCAGGACTTCGCCCGCTGGGAGAGCTGGCTGCGCGACACCGGCGCGATCCACGGCCCGCTGGACCCGACCAAGTTCTACACCAACAAGTTCAACGGCCTGGCCCAGCCCTCGTAG
- a CDS encoding SDR family NAD(P)-dependent oxidoreductase, with translation MNLDLDGKRAIVTGGSRGIGLAVARGLAAEGVDVVIAARDAEPLAAAARAVAEQSGRRVLAVPTDTGDDEQVRRLVDRTVAELGGVDILVNSAATPWSAGASTDLAATSDDIVRREVEIKVLGYLRTARAVAPHLVAQGWGRIVNISGLGARQANSIAQTIRNVSVSALTKNLADELGPHGVNVTVVHPGLTRTERLTERLTAQSAQSGRSVAELEAEAARNSLRRVIDAEEVANVVTFLASPRSVAITGDAIAAGGGVPGSVYY, from the coding sequence GTGAATCTGGATCTGGACGGGAAACGCGCGATCGTGACCGGCGGCAGCCGGGGTATCGGGCTGGCCGTGGCGCGCGGACTGGCGGCCGAGGGTGTCGACGTGGTGATCGCGGCGCGGGACGCCGAGCCGCTGGCGGCCGCGGCGCGAGCGGTGGCGGAACAATCGGGCCGGCGGGTGCTCGCCGTCCCCACCGACACCGGCGACGACGAGCAGGTGCGGCGCCTGGTGGACCGCACGGTCGCCGAACTGGGTGGCGTCGACATCCTGGTCAATTCGGCCGCGACGCCGTGGAGCGCCGGCGCGAGCACCGATCTCGCGGCGACCTCGGACGATATCGTCCGGCGCGAGGTGGAGATCAAGGTGCTCGGCTATCTGCGCACCGCGCGGGCGGTGGCGCCGCATCTGGTCGCGCAGGGCTGGGGCCGCATCGTCAACATCAGCGGACTCGGTGCGCGGCAAGCCAATTCGATCGCGCAGACGATCCGCAACGTGAGCGTGTCCGCGCTGACCAAGAATCTCGCCGACGAACTCGGGCCGCACGGCGTCAACGTGACCGTGGTGCATCCGGGACTCACCCGCACCGAGCGGCTCACCGAACGCTTGACCGCGCAGTCGGCGCAGTCCGGGAGATCCGTCGCCGAACTGGAGGCCGAGGCGGCGCGGAACTCGCTGCGCCGGGTGATCGATGCCGAGGAGGTCGCGAATGTGGTGACCTTCCTCGCCTCACCGCGCAGCGTCGCGATCACCGGCGACGCGATCGCCGCCGGCGGTGGCGTCCCCGGATCGGTGTACTACTGA
- a CDS encoding acyl-CoA desaturase, translating to MQSVTVDSAVAPRGSEYAVLLRRVREAGLLNRRLRYYAWKTALVTAALLGGWTVFVLLGDSWWQLAVAVFLGMVFPQFAFLGHDAGHRQIFATRRANHLFGAIAGNLAIGVSIGWWTSNHNRHHAHPNTEGEDPDIMGVLAHSSERARADRTFRRWIFRYQAWLFFPLLLLEGFSLHGASVRALLSWPLRHRAPEAVLLLAHAVLYLGLVFLILSPLKALAFIVVQQGIFGLYMGCTFAPNHKGMEILSAGDSTDFLRRQVLTSRNVKGGPVTDTALGGLNYQIEHHLFPSMPRPNLRAARPLVREFCAEAGVPYRETSLLDSYSDALRYLDTVSRAARGQ from the coding sequence ATGCAGTCCGTGACGGTGGACAGCGCGGTGGCTCCGCGTGGCAGCGAGTACGCCGTGCTATTGAGGCGGGTGCGCGAGGCCGGATTGCTGAATCGGCGGCTGCGTTACTACGCCTGGAAGACCGCGCTGGTCACCGCGGCGCTGCTCGGTGGCTGGACCGTCTTCGTCCTGCTCGGCGACTCGTGGTGGCAACTGGCCGTCGCGGTGTTCCTGGGCATGGTGTTTCCGCAGTTCGCCTTCCTGGGGCACGACGCCGGTCACCGGCAGATCTTCGCCACCCGGCGGGCCAATCACCTGTTCGGGGCGATCGCGGGCAATCTGGCGATCGGCGTGAGCATCGGCTGGTGGACCAGCAACCACAACCGGCACCACGCGCACCCCAACACCGAGGGCGAGGATCCGGACATCATGGGGGTGCTGGCCCACTCCAGCGAACGCGCCCGCGCCGACCGGACCTTCCGCCGGTGGATCTTCCGGTACCAGGCGTGGCTGTTCTTCCCGCTGCTGTTGCTGGAGGGCTTCAGCCTGCACGGTGCGAGCGTCCGGGCACTGCTGAGCTGGCCGCTCCGGCATCGGGCCCCGGAGGCGGTGCTGCTGCTCGCGCACGCCGTGCTGTACCTCGGTCTGGTGTTCCTGATCCTGTCGCCGCTGAAGGCGCTGGCGTTCATCGTGGTGCAGCAGGGGATCTTCGGTCTCTACATGGGATGTACCTTCGCCCCGAATCACAAAGGGATGGAGATACTCTCGGCCGGCGACAGCACCGACTTCCTCCGCCGCCAGGTGCTCACCTCACGAAATGTCAAGGGCGGCCCCGTGACCGATACGGCGCTGGGCGGGCTGAACTATCAGATCGAGCATCATCTGTTCCCGTCGATGCCGCGGCCGAATCTGCGCGCGGCCCGGCCGCTGGTGCGCGAGTTCTGCGCCGAGGCGGGCGTGCCCTATCGCGAAACCTCGCTGCTGGACAGCTATTCCGACGCGCTGCGCTACCTCGACACCGTCAGCCGGGCCGCCCGCGGTCAGTAG
- a CDS encoding MerR family transcriptional regulator, with amino-acid sequence MLIGEAARRSGVSARMLRHYESLGLVRPTGRTVGGYREYSPADIRRIFHVEGLRSLGLSLRQIARALDDPGFTPAELVGDLIRKSTERLSREQELLERLRAVDAADPAGWQDVARVVELLHGLGSDSPGRRQQAVLAAAEPVAVPAELLADAVLTESDPNVAGALRWALARAGGEGVARLAAGLSATDAGVRRRAVLALAEVPGDETTAILGDALADPDPAVRRGAALALGGRGVTRAVPALVDTVVAGPNDVEAAELLGALARDPMWAGRILSALDDEFASHPTDSAVRMRLTQALAELPGTIALSALQRLARDDQRPVALLAGALAAALEDRSDERSR; translated from the coding sequence GTGCTGATCGGGGAGGCCGCCCGCCGCTCGGGGGTGAGTGCGCGGATGCTGCGGCACTACGAATCGCTCGGGCTGGTCCGGCCGACCGGCCGGACCGTCGGCGGCTATCGGGAATACTCACCGGCGGACATCCGGCGCATCTTCCACGTGGAGGGGCTACGGTCCCTCGGGTTGTCGCTGCGGCAGATCGCACGGGCCCTCGACGATCCCGGATTCACCCCGGCCGAGCTGGTCGGCGACCTCATCCGTAAGAGTACGGAACGGCTGAGCCGGGAGCAGGAACTGCTGGAGCGGCTGCGCGCGGTCGACGCGGCGGATCCGGCCGGCTGGCAGGATGTCGCGCGCGTCGTGGAACTGCTGCACGGGCTGGGTTCGGACAGTCCCGGGCGGCGCCAGCAGGCGGTGCTGGCCGCGGCCGAGCCGGTGGCCGTGCCCGCCGAACTGCTGGCCGACGCGGTGCTCACCGAATCCGATCCGAATGTCGCGGGCGCGCTGCGCTGGGCGCTGGCGCGGGCCGGTGGTGAGGGTGTCGCGCGCCTCGCCGCCGGCCTGTCGGCCACGGATGCCGGGGTCCGCCGCCGTGCGGTGCTGGCGCTCGCGGAGGTGCCCGGCGACGAGACCACCGCGATACTCGGCGACGCGCTTGCGGATCCGGACCCGGCGGTCCGGCGCGGCGCCGCGCTGGCGCTGGGCGGGCGGGGCGTGACGCGCGCGGTGCCGGCGCTCGTCGACACCGTCGTCGCGGGCCCCAACGATGTGGAGGCGGCCGAACTGCTCGGCGCCCTGGCTCGGGACCCGATGTGGGCGGGCCGGATCCTCTCCGCGCTGGACGACGAATTCGCTTCGCACCCAACGGATTCGGCGGTCCGCATGCGACTCACCCAAGCGCTGGCCGAACTACCCGGTACGATCGCATTGAGCGCCCTGCAGCGGTTGGCGCGCGACGATCAGCGGCCGGTGGCCCTGCTCGCCGGGGCGCTCGCGGCGGCACTCGAGGATCGTTCGGACGAACGGTCCCGCTGA
- a CDS encoding HEAT repeat domain-containing protein, with amino-acid sequence MNSIPDPRLAALAAADSSVRLRAALAVGTDPWPGALDALLHRCAVEPDFFVRDMLTWALTRLPAGHTVPRLCAELGSGRAQARGQALHTLSKIGDRAAWPAITPALLHDADTEVARSAWRAAVVLAPEQDRAALAAELATGFARGDRETRLSLSRALVALGEAAEPVLRAAADSVDPAVRAHASVTRRMLDDPEAGFALAVDEAKRVAALGPDRKESTEC; translated from the coding sequence ATGAACTCGATACCGGACCCGCGACTGGCGGCCCTGGCCGCGGCGGATTCGTCCGTCCGGTTGCGGGCGGCGCTGGCCGTCGGCACCGATCCGTGGCCCGGGGCGCTCGACGCGCTGCTGCACCGCTGCGCGGTCGAGCCGGACTTCTTCGTCCGGGACATGCTGACCTGGGCGCTGACCCGGCTGCCGGCCGGGCACACGGTGCCGAGACTGTGTGCGGAACTGGGGTCCGGACGCGCGCAGGCCCGTGGTCAGGCGTTGCATACACTGTCGAAGATCGGGGATCGGGCCGCCTGGCCCGCGATCACGCCGGCGCTGCTGCACGACGCCGACACCGAGGTCGCCCGCAGTGCCTGGCGGGCCGCGGTCGTACTCGCGCCCGAGCAGGACCGCGCCGCGCTGGCCGCCGAGCTGGCCACCGGATTCGCGCGCGGTGACCGGGAGACCCGGCTGAGCCTGAGCCGCGCGCTCGTCGCGCTCGGCGAGGCGGCCGAACCGGTGCTGCGTGCCGCGGCGGACAGCGTCGACCCGGCCGTGCGGGCGCATGCGAGCGTCACGCGGCGGATGCTCGACGATCCCGAGGCGGGCTTCGCGCTCGCCGTCGACGAGGCGAAACGGGTCGCCGCGCTCGGACCGGACCGGAAGGAGAGCACCGAGTGCTGA
- a CDS encoding TetR/AcrR family transcriptional regulator encodes MTTSGPGRPRDPEVDRRILDAALEVYGRDGWGGFRVETVARLAGAGKASVYLRWHSGEELLAEALGRLGHLDDIDTGDVRTDLLRLAGQIRDAHLGPTGRAAMRLAVEAHQVPAVERRWKAARDAQVSAARALVRRAIDRGQLPAGTSVTLLLDLLLGATIMHLQAAPDFLLERSARTSPDYLRDMVDFLLAAFRAGT; translated from the coding sequence ATGACGACCAGTGGACCGGGGCGGCCGCGCGATCCCGAGGTGGATCGCCGCATCCTCGACGCCGCGCTCGAGGTCTACGGCCGCGACGGCTGGGGTGGTTTCCGGGTCGAGACCGTCGCCAGGCTCGCGGGCGCGGGCAAGGCCTCGGTGTACCTGCGCTGGCACAGCGGCGAGGAACTGCTGGCCGAGGCGCTGGGCCGGCTCGGCCACCTCGACGATATCGACACCGGTGACGTGCGCACCGATCTGCTGCGACTCGCCGGGCAGATCCGCGACGCCCACCTCGGCCCGACCGGCCGCGCGGCGATGCGGCTCGCGGTCGAGGCGCATCAGGTGCCCGCGGTCGAACGGCGCTGGAAGGCCGCCCGCGACGCGCAGGTGTCCGCCGCCCGCGCACTGGTCCGCCGCGCGATCGATCGGGGTCAGCTGCCCGCCGGAACCTCGGTCACCCTGCTGCTGGACCTGCTGCTGGGCGCCACGATCATGCATCTGCAGGCCGCGCCGGACTTCCTGCTGGAGCGATCTGCCCGGACCTCGCCGGACTACCTCCGCGACATGGTCGACTTCCTGCTCGCCGCGTTCCGCGCGGGAACTTGA